A genome region from Flavobacterium sp. includes the following:
- a CDS encoding 1-acyl-sn-glycerol-3-phosphate acyltransferase, translating to MHQYFYAIHLFVNRRKSLSVLLAVLMLLVFGFFASRIKFEEDITKLIPTNDKADATAKVLKQLNFADKTTVIFKLEKNGSGEDLKEMAQVFSDSVSKSCKPYITGIQGKIDEENIQETIDFVYNNLPLFLEDKDYEAIQTKLQKDSIAATVQGNYKSIISPSGFITKDFILQDPLGISFIALKKLQQLNIGDDFTLDNGFVMTKDKKKLLLFITSDISSSETEKNSIFAEKLKSIQENLNTQFKSKTSVSYFGSALIAAANAKQIKSDIVLTTSIAMFTLMLILILFYRKIFIPLIIFLPTVFGALFAVAFLYFVKEQISAISLGIGSILLGITIDYSLHILTHYKHNSDIKTLYKDITMPVIMSSSTTAVAFLCLLFVKSDALNDLGIFAAVIVMASAIFSLLIVPHLYKPKENNFEHKKNVIDKLAHFSFHNNKFLIGFCVIITIICCFTYNDVGFNNDLSQLNFVPKDIKAAEKQLEESTSLTSKTIYVASYGKSMEEVLQNNSKLFSDLSKEKQQDKILNFSSVGGIVLSEKTQKEKIAKWNSFWTSDKKQLLESQLISEGSKLGFKPNTYSLFFDHLDFDFKPISTEDYLKVQALQLKEFVTEKNGFYTISTLVKVTPEQRDRFVKSTSAKENLIAIDRQQMNETFFSTLKTDFNSLVNYSFVAVILILFVFFRRIELVIVSCIPIALTGIVTAGIMGIFGIQMNIFSMIVCTLIFGHGVDFSIFMTSALQKEYTDGKNEIAIYRTSIILAVITTILGIGAMVFAKHPALRSISSVSLIGVFAALIITFIFYPILYKLFLTNRPKKGNPPFQLRTFLYGVFSFAYYGLGGIVMSFLSFTIMPILPLSKKTKMNGFRYIVSKFMKSVLYSNPFIRKKVVNNFNETFEKPTVIIANHSSFLDILSIGMLSPKIIFLVSDWVYNSPIFGGVVRKAGFYPVSEGLEGGVEHLRKKVNQGYSLMVFPEGTRSESNVVKRFHKGAFFLAEEFNLDIVPVVIHGASELIPKGDFIIHDGSLTVTILERITPENTSYGNNYTERTKQISAFFKTEHRKIRQELEGPDYFKKMLINSYDYKEIEIGNAVKKDLKQNLEIYFNLNKYIQPKAKFLHIANDYGQLDVLLALQEPQRKIFSFISDEEKSSVAKTNYFLKKRKIHYLDHLEYSVENQYEMVLISDQSYNDNPENFISKFSSVILIHSLHYKTKLINSGFEILSEENGITVLNKK from the coding sequence ATGCATCAATACTTTTACGCCATTCATTTATTTGTAAACCGAAGAAAATCTCTGTCGGTTCTACTGGCTGTTTTGATGCTTTTAGTATTTGGATTTTTCGCTTCCCGAATCAAATTTGAGGAAGATATTACCAAACTTATCCCAACAAACGACAAAGCCGATGCAACCGCTAAAGTTTTAAAACAATTAAATTTTGCCGATAAAACTACCGTGATTTTTAAACTCGAAAAAAACGGTTCTGGCGAAGATTTAAAAGAAATGGCACAAGTCTTTTCAGACAGCGTTTCTAAATCCTGCAAACCTTACATAACCGGAATTCAGGGAAAAATCGACGAAGAAAATATTCAGGAAACTATTGATTTTGTTTACAATAATCTACCGCTTTTTCTTGAAGATAAAGATTATGAAGCGATTCAAACTAAACTGCAAAAAGACAGCATTGCAGCAACCGTCCAGGGAAATTATAAGTCAATAATTTCGCCATCTGGATTTATCACTAAAGATTTTATTCTGCAGGATCCGCTTGGAATTTCTTTTATTGCTTTAAAAAAATTACAGCAATTAAACATTGGCGACGATTTTACGCTTGACAATGGTTTTGTAATGACAAAGGATAAAAAGAAATTACTGCTTTTTATAACCTCAGATATTTCATCAAGCGAAACAGAAAAAAACAGCATTTTTGCCGAAAAACTAAAATCAATTCAGGAAAATTTAAATACACAGTTTAAGAGCAAAACTTCTGTAAGTTACTTTGGTTCAGCTTTAATTGCGGCCGCCAATGCTAAACAAATTAAAAGCGATATTGTTTTGACAACTTCAATCGCAATGTTTACGCTGATGCTGATTTTGATTTTGTTTTACCGAAAAATATTTATTCCGTTAATTATTTTTCTGCCAACTGTTTTCGGAGCTTTATTTGCCGTTGCGTTTTTATATTTTGTAAAAGAACAAATTTCGGCTATTTCACTCGGAATTGGTTCTATTTTATTGGGAATCACGATCGATTATTCGCTTCACATTCTTACGCATTACAAGCATAACAGCGACATCAAAACATTGTACAAAGACATTACGATGCCTGTAATTATGAGCAGTTCTACAACTGCCGTAGCGTTTTTATGTCTGCTTTTTGTAAAATCTGATGCATTGAATGATCTCGGAATTTTCGCTGCCGTTATCGTTATGGCGTCGGCAATATTTTCTCTTTTAATTGTACCGCATTTATACAAACCAAAAGAAAACAATTTTGAACACAAGAAAAATGTGATTGATAAACTCGCTCATTTTTCATTTCATAACAATAAATTCTTAATCGGATTTTGCGTTATCATTACTATAATCTGCTGTTTTACTTATAATGATGTTGGTTTCAACAACGATTTGTCGCAGTTAAATTTTGTTCCGAAAGACATTAAAGCTGCCGAAAAACAATTGGAAGAAAGTACCAGTTTAACTTCAAAAACCATTTATGTTGCTTCTTACGGAAAAAGTATGGAAGAAGTTTTGCAAAACAACAGCAAACTTTTTTCTGATTTATCCAAAGAAAAACAACAAGACAAAATTTTGAATTTTAGTTCCGTTGGCGGAATTGTTCTTTCGGAGAAAACACAAAAAGAAAAAATCGCAAAATGGAATTCGTTCTGGACTTCTGATAAAAAACAATTATTAGAATCTCAATTAATTTCCGAAGGTTCAAAACTTGGCTTCAAGCCAAATACATATTCTCTTTTTTTTGATCATTTAGATTTTGATTTCAAACCCATTTCTACCGAAGATTATTTAAAAGTTCAGGCATTACAATTAAAAGAATTTGTAACCGAAAAAAATGGTTTTTATACGATTTCAACTTTGGTAAAAGTTACGCCGGAACAGCGCGATCGTTTTGTAAAATCAACTTCTGCAAAAGAAAATCTTATTGCAATTGATCGTCAGCAAATGAACGAAACGTTTTTCAGCACTTTAAAAACCGATTTTAATTCACTTGTAAATTATTCATTTGTTGCTGTAATTCTTATTCTGTTTGTCTTTTTCCGAAGAATCGAATTGGTAATCGTAAGCTGCATTCCTATTGCTTTAACCGGAATTGTAACAGCCGGAATTATGGGAATATTTGGCATTCAAATGAACATTTTCAGCATGATTGTCTGCACGTTGATTTTTGGTCATGGTGTTGATTTTAGTATTTTCATGACCAGCGCTTTACAAAAAGAATATACTGACGGGAAAAACGAAATTGCCATTTACAGAACGTCAATTATCCTGGCGGTAATAACCACTATTTTAGGAATTGGTGCTATGGTATTTGCCAAACATCCGGCATTGAGATCTATTTCTTCGGTTTCGTTAATTGGGGTTTTTGCGGCGTTGATTATAACGTTTATCTTTTACCCAATTCTGTATAAATTATTTTTAACAAACAGACCTAAAAAAGGAAATCCGCCTTTTCAGTTACGTACTTTTTTATACGGTGTTTTTTCGTTTGCCTATTATGGCTTGGGCGGAATTGTGATGTCTTTTTTAAGTTTCACAATAATGCCGATTCTGCCGCTTAGCAAAAAAACAAAAATGAACGGCTTTCGTTATATCGTTTCAAAATTCATGAAATCGGTATTGTATTCGAATCCTTTTATACGCAAAAAAGTCGTTAATAATTTCAATGAAACTTTCGAAAAACCGACTGTAATTATTGCCAATCATTCTTCTTTTCTGGATATTTTGTCAATCGGAATGCTGAGTCCTAAAATTATATTTCTGGTAAGCGACTGGGTTTACAATTCTCCTATTTTTGGCGGCGTTGTAAGAAAAGCAGGTTTTTATCCTGTTTCTGAAGGTCTTGAAGGCGGCGTTGAACATTTGCGTAAAAAAGTAAATCAAGGCTATTCGCTAATGGTTTTTCCGGAAGGAACGCGCTCAGAAAGTAATGTTGTAAAAAGATTTCATAAAGGCGCTTTTTTCCTTGCCGAAGAATTTAATTTAGACATTGTTCCTGTTGTGATTCATGGTGCTTCGGAGTTAATTCCGAAAGGCGATTTTATCATTCATGACGGAAGTTTAACGGTTACGATTCTGGAAAGAATTACGCCTGAAAACACTTCTTATGGAAATAATTACACAGAAAGAACCAAACAAATAAGTGCTTTTTTTAAAACGGAACATCGTAAAATAAGACAAGAACTCGAAGGTCCTGATTATTTCAAAAAAATGCTGATTAACAGTTACGATTATAAAGAAATTGAAATTGGCAATGCTGTAAAAAAAGATTTAAAACAGAATTTAGAAATCTATTTTAACCTGAATAAATACATTCAGCCAAAGGCAAAATTTTTACATATTGCTAACGATTACGGACAGCTTGATGTTTTATTGGCTTTGCAGGAACCACAGCGAAAAATATTTTCTTTTATTAGCGATGAAGAAAAATCTTCGGTTGCCAAAACCAATTATTTCCTAAAAAAGAGAAAAATACATTACTTAGATCATTTAGAATATTCCGTTGAAAATCAATATGAAATGGTTTTAATTTCAGATCAAAGTTACAATGACAACCCTGAAAATTTTATCTCAAAATTTTCTTCGGTAATCTTAATACATTCTCTGCATTACAAAACAAAATTGATTAATTCTGGTTTTGAGATTCTTTCTGAAGAAAATGGAATTACGGTATTAAACAAAAAATAA
- a CDS encoding DUF2062 domain-containing protein: protein MKPILSKQELLDSTSFCVIVPTYNNQKTLKKVLDSILDFTQNVIIVNDGSTDETNEILKQYSQLTQIHHPKNLGKGRALRNGFRKAIELHFEYAITIDSDGQHFASDIPNFISAIQDEPNSLLIGSRNMTQENVPKKSSFGNKFSNFWFKFETGIELQDTQSGFRLYPLKLIPKRFYTNKFEFEIEVIVRSAWKGITVKNIPIQVLYDPAERVSHFRPFRDFTRISILNTVLVTNALLYIKPRDFFRRAKKKGFKKFFLEDILESNDSNFTKSASIALGIFIGISPFWGFQTILLFTFAALFRLNKVIAFLSSNVSFPPFIPLVIYGSLKTGSLFISSNAPLILDSSATLDDIQKNAAQYIVGSLILATVLALSAGLISYLLLSAFSSKNKPNIK from the coding sequence ATGAAACCTATTTTATCAAAGCAGGAATTGCTCGATTCGACTTCTTTTTGTGTTATTGTGCCCACATACAATAACCAGAAAACATTGAAAAAAGTGTTGGATTCTATTTTAGATTTCACTCAAAATGTCATAATTGTCAACGATGGTTCTACAGATGAAACCAACGAGATTTTAAAACAATATTCGCAGCTTACTCAAATTCATCATCCTAAAAATTTAGGAAAAGGAAGAGCGCTGCGAAATGGTTTTAGAAAAGCAATCGAACTCCATTTTGAATACGCCATCACAATAGATTCTGACGGGCAGCATTTTGCTTCTGATATTCCAAATTTCATTTCAGCAATTCAAGACGAACCAAATTCGCTTTTAATAGGAAGCCGAAACATGACTCAGGAAAATGTTCCCAAGAAAAGCAGTTTTGGTAACAAATTCTCCAATTTCTGGTTTAAGTTCGAAACCGGAATTGAACTTCAGGATACACAATCTGGTTTTAGATTATATCCACTTAAATTAATTCCGAAGCGATTTTATACCAATAAATTTGAGTTTGAAATTGAAGTAATCGTTCGCTCTGCCTGGAAAGGAATTACAGTAAAAAATATTCCCATTCAGGTTTTGTATGATCCTGCAGAAAGAGTTTCACATTTTCGACCATTTAGAGATTTTACCCGAATCAGTATTTTGAATACAGTTTTGGTAACCAATGCTTTGTTGTATATTAAGCCTCGCGATTTTTTTCGGCGAGCAAAAAAAAAAGGTTTTAAAAAGTTTTTCCTAGAAGATATTTTAGAAAGCAACGATTCTAATTTCACGAAATCTGCTTCGATTGCTCTGGGAATTTTTATCGGAATTTCTCCTTTTTGGGGATTTCAAACCATTCTTCTTTTTACTTTTGCAGCTTTGTTCAGGCTCAATAAAGTAATCGCTTTTTTATCGTCAAATGTGAGTTTTCCGCCGTTTATTCCGCTTGTAATCTACGGTTCTTTAAAAACTGGAAGTCTATTTATTTCGAGCAATGCGCCGTTAATTTTAGATAGTTCGGCCACACTCGACGATATTCAAAAAAACGCTGCACAATATATCGTCGGAAGTCTTATTTTAGCAACCGTTTTAGCACTATCAGCTGGTCTTATAAGTTATTTGCTTTTAAGCGCTTTTAGTTCTAAAAATAAACCGAATATTAAATAA
- a CDS encoding C45 family peptidase has translation MKNRILLFLFIGFLQLFVSCGTSKSAHHKPDLSGYNSQKPIVVKKSDSVFISGKNSLLKNKQGLWELYAEGDPLEIGLNTGALTDSLLKKQQQIFFSKINDFIPSSFQQRLLRQFLKWYNRKLYLNVPGEYQTEIYGVSEYTSNEFNYIAPKYQRGLYLHGAHDIGHALQDLALVGCTSFAVWNEKTEDGSLILGRNFDFYVNDAFAENKIAAFIKPKEGYPFMMVTWPGMVGAVSGMNLEGLTVTINASKSKIPLIAKTPISILTREILQHAKNIDEAIAIAKKRHVFVSESIMVGSAHDNKAILIEVSPKKMDVYDVPNNDELICSNHFQGDAFKNDRRNQEQIVNSHSEYRFERMQELLTQNPKINPKTASDILRNKNGLKDISLGYGSEKALNQLMAHHGIIFKPKEKLVWVSANPYQLGEFICYDLNAVFNKERNDTLVSLQKENLNIAKDPFLETVAYHDYQKFRIENHKMDDLLEKKETISPEYIQNYQSLNPDYWVVYYKAGLYFYQIKDFQQAKLHFEKALTKEITTAPDKEKIEKYLRKIKRKLQ, from the coding sequence ATGAAAAACCGAATTTTACTTTTTTTATTTATCGGTTTTTTACAACTGTTCGTCTCGTGCGGAACATCAAAATCAGCGCATCACAAACCCGATCTTTCTGGTTACAATTCGCAAAAACCAATTGTCGTTAAAAAATCTGATTCGGTTTTTATCTCCGGAAAAAATTCTCTTTTAAAAAACAAACAAGGTCTTTGGGAATTATATGCAGAAGGTGATCCGCTTGAAATTGGTTTAAACACGGGAGCTTTGACCGATTCTCTTTTAAAAAAACAGCAGCAGATTTTCTTTTCCAAAATCAACGATTTCATCCCGTCGAGTTTTCAGCAAAGATTACTTCGCCAGTTTTTAAAATGGTACAATCGCAAATTATATCTGAATGTTCCCGGAGAATATCAAACCGAAATTTATGGCGTTTCAGAATACACTTCGAATGAATTTAATTATATCGCACCCAAATATCAACGCGGTTTATATCTGCATGGCGCTCATGATATCGGACACGCTTTGCAGGATTTAGCTCTGGTGGGCTGCACGTCTTTTGCGGTCTGGAATGAAAAAACAGAAGACGGCAGTTTAATCCTCGGACGAAATTTTGATTTTTATGTAAATGATGCTTTCGCAGAAAATAAAATTGCAGCCTTTATCAAACCAAAAGAAGGTTATCCGTTTATGATGGTAACCTGGCCCGGAATGGTTGGCGCGGTTTCAGGAATGAATCTGGAAGGATTGACGGTAACAATTAATGCTTCAAAATCTAAAATTCCGCTGATTGCCAAAACCCCTATTTCAATTTTGACACGTGAAATTTTACAGCATGCCAAAAATATAGATGAAGCAATTGCTATTGCAAAAAAAAGACATGTATTTGTTTCTGAATCTATTATGGTGGGAAGCGCTCACGATAACAAAGCCATTTTGATTGAGGTTTCGCCAAAAAAAATGGACGTTTATGATGTTCCAAACAACGATGAACTAATTTGTTCGAATCATTTTCAGGGCGATGCTTTTAAAAATGACCGAAGAAATCAAGAGCAGATCGTAAACAGCCATTCTGAATATCGCTTTGAAAGAATGCAGGAACTTTTAACGCAAAATCCAAAAATAAATCCTAAAACGGCTTCGGATATTTTGAGGAATAAAAATGGTTTAAAAGATATTTCCCTGGGGTATGGATCTGAAAAAGCATTAAATCAGTTAATGGCCCATCATGGTATTATTTTTAAACCAAAAGAAAAATTAGTCTGGGTTTCGGCAAATCCGTATCAGTTAGGCGAATTTATCTGTTATGACTTGAATGCTGTTTTCAATAAAGAAAGAAACGATACTTTGGTTTCTCTTCAAAAAGAAAATTTGAATATTGCCAAAGATCCGTTTTTAGAAACTGTGGCATATCATGATTATCAAAAATTTAGAATTGAAAATCATAAAATGGATGATCTTCTCGAGAAAAAGGAAACTATATCTCCAGAATACATTCAGAATTATCAATCCTTAAACCCTGATTATTGGGTTGTGTATTATAAAGCAGGATTGTATTTTTACCAAATAAAAGATTTTCAGCAGGCGAAGCTTCATTTTGAAAAAGCTTTAACCAAGGAAATTACCACAGCGCCTGACAAAGAAAAAATTGAAAAATATTTAAGAAAAATCAAAAGAAAGTTACAATGA
- a CDS encoding NAD(P)/FAD-dependent oxidoreductase, with protein sequence MKEQYDVVIVGSGLGGLVSSIILAKEGYSVCVLEKNNQYGGNLQTFVRDKTIFDTGIHYIGGLDKGQNLHKYFKYLGIIDQLNLKKLDDDRFDVISFEDDPNEYPHAQGYENFVKQLTAFFPEEKENISLYCEKLKTVCDSFPLYNVNWEGKYESEILELNAKDTIDSFTKNEKLKAVLAGSNFLYAGIPDKSPFYVHALSVNSYIQSSWRCINGGSQITKQLLKQLKKYGGEFYKYKEVTRFNVEENKVISVDLKDGTQVSGSIFISNIEPKTTLKMAGEENFRKAFVNRIQNLDDVISAFSLYIVFKPESFKYINHNFYHFKKSSEVWTTQDYDEDSWPKSYMASMNASKKNEIWADGMTFLTYMKYEDVVPWADTFNTTAEENDRGESYEEFKSRKASKFLDEIEIKFPGIRDCIKSIHTSSPLSYRDYIGGHNGNMYGYVKDSNNPMKTMIPSKTKLDNLYLTGQSSNMHGVLGVTIGAVGTCSEIVGKEYLVTKINRESE encoded by the coding sequence ATGAAAGAGCAATACGATGTAGTTATTGTTGGCAGCGGTTTAGGCGGTTTGGTTTCGTCTATAATTTTAGCTAAAGAAGGCTACAGCGTTTGTGTACTCGAAAAAAACAATCAATACGGAGGAAATCTTCAGACTTTTGTTCGTGATAAAACCATTTTTGATACCGGAATTCACTATATCGGCGGTTTAGACAAAGGGCAGAATCTACATAAATATTTCAAATATCTGGGTATTATCGATCAGCTGAATTTAAAAAAATTAGATGACGATCGGTTTGATGTTATTTCTTTTGAAGATGATCCAAACGAATATCCGCATGCACAGGGATATGAAAATTTCGTAAAACAGCTTACTGCATTTTTCCCTGAAGAAAAAGAAAATATTTCCCTTTACTGCGAAAAACTAAAAACGGTTTGTGATTCTTTTCCGCTTTATAATGTAAACTGGGAAGGAAAATACGAAAGCGAAATTCTGGAGCTAAATGCAAAAGATACTATCGACAGTTTTACAAAAAATGAAAAACTAAAAGCGGTACTTGCCGGATCTAATTTTCTTTATGCAGGTATTCCGGATAAATCGCCTTTTTACGTTCATGCTCTTTCGGTAAACTCATACATTCAAAGTTCGTGGCGCTGCATTAATGGCGGAAGTCAGATTACTAAACAGCTTTTAAAACAGCTTAAAAAATACGGCGGAGAATTTTATAAATACAAAGAAGTCACTCGTTTTAATGTTGAAGAAAACAAAGTGATTTCGGTAGATTTAAAAGACGGAACTCAGGTTTCGGGTTCTATTTTTATTTCAAACATTGAACCCAAAACAACTTTGAAAATGGCTGGCGAAGAAAATTTCAGAAAAGCTTTTGTCAATCGAATTCAAAACCTTGATGATGTTATTTCGGCTTTTAGTTTATATATCGTTTTTAAACCCGAAAGTTTTAAATACATCAATCATAATTTTTATCATTTTAAGAAAAGCAGCGAAGTCTGGACAACTCAGGACTATGATGAAGATTCCTGGCCAAAATCGTATATGGCTTCGATGAATGCTTCTAAAAAAAATGAAATCTGGGCCGACGGAATGACTTTTTTAACTTACATGAAATATGAAGATGTTGTGCCCTGGGCTGACACTTTTAATACAACTGCCGAAGAAAACGATCGGGGCGAAAGTTACGAGGAATTTAAATCGAGAAAAGCTTCTAAATTTTTAGATGAAATCGAAATTAAATTTCCCGGAATCAGAGATTGTATAAAATCAATTCATACTTCTTCTCCACTTTCGTATCGTGATTATATTGGCGGACACAACGGAAATATGTACGGGTATGTTAAGGATTCAAATAATCCGATGAAAACCATGATTCCGTCAAAAACGAAACTGGATAATTTGTATCTTACCGGACAAAGCAGCAATATGCACGGCGTTTTGGGAGTTACCATTGGAGCTGTTGGCACTTGTTCTGAAATTGTGGGCAAAGAATATTTAGTTACCAAAATTAATCGCGAATCTGAATAA
- a CDS encoding outer membrane beta-barrel protein translates to MKKITAFAFVLFFGIFVSKAQVTFNPGFRAGLSLSTISETHADYRPDFYIGAFGQIDLSKRYSLQPEINYIRQGSNNVARNFIDPNTQAERVVYQDLQISYLSFGLINKLRFGQGLQVQFGPALDVHLDDNLVIRKTYNDLSFVTGVAYKMPSGLGFEIRFKKGLFDVLDSDYYYNNSNNDYFFGDYNTNVNFQIGVSYSFDTK, encoded by the coding sequence ATGAAGAAAATAACAGCATTTGCTTTTGTTTTATTTTTCGGAATCTTTGTCTCAAAAGCTCAGGTAACTTTTAATCCGGGTTTTAGAGCTGGTTTGAGTTTATCGACAATTTCAGAAACGCATGCTGATTACAGACCGGATTTTTACATTGGTGCTTTTGGACAAATAGATTTATCAAAACGTTATTCGCTTCAACCGGAAATAAATTATATCAGGCAGGGTTCTAATAATGTTGCCCGAAACTTTATTGATCCAAATACTCAGGCAGAAAGAGTGGTTTATCAGGATTTACAAATAAGCTATTTGTCGTTTGGTTTAATTAACAAATTAAGATTTGGACAAGGTTTACAAGTACAATTTGGACCTGCTTTAGATGTTCACTTAGACGATAACTTAGTTATTAGAAAAACTTATAATGACCTTTCGTTTGTTACTGGTGTTGCTTATAAAATGCCTTCGGGACTTGGATTTGAAATTCGATTTAAAAAAGGTCTTTTCGATGTTTTAGACAGCGATTACTATTATAACAATTCTAATAACGATTATTTCTTTGGCGATTATAATACTAACGTCAATTTTCAAATAGGTGTTTCGTACTCTTTCGATACGAAATAA
- a CDS encoding phenylacetate--CoA ligase has translation MIPAIEKDSLEDIKIFQEKKLVELLEYISQNSPFYKRLFAGQNIDISKIKTLEDLQHLPVTTKEDLQQYNDDFLCVPQNKIIDYASTSGTLGDPVTFGLTDSDLDRLAYNEAISFACAGITEGDVVQLMTTIDRKFMAGLAYFLGLRKLKVGVIRVGAGIPEMQWDSILKYNPTHLITVPSFLLKLIEYAEIHGIDYNNSSIKGAVCIGESLRDQDFSMNTLSKKITDKWNIKLFSTYASTEMSTAFTECEHGKGGHHHPELIIIEVLDENNLPVKNGETGELTFTTLGIEAMPLLRFKTGDIVQLHDEPCACGRNTFRVGPVVGRKKQMIKYKGTTLYPPAMNDVLSGFDNIENHIIEISTNDLGTDEILIKIAVKNQTPEFLQEIKDHFRAKLRVTPKIEFASKEVLNPLVFNPMSRKPIRFFDYRT, from the coding sequence ATGATTCCAGCAATAGAAAAAGATTCTTTAGAAGACATTAAAATTTTTCAGGAAAAAAAATTAGTTGAACTTCTAGAATACATAAGTCAAAATTCTCCTTTTTATAAAAGACTTTTTGCCGGACAGAATATTGATATTTCAAAAATTAAAACGCTGGAAGATTTACAGCATCTGCCAGTTACGACAAAAGAAGATTTACAGCAGTATAATGATGATTTTTTGTGTGTTCCGCAAAATAAAATTATCGACTACGCTTCTACTTCTGGAACTTTAGGCGATCCTGTAACTTTTGGTTTAACAGATTCTGATTTAGACCGATTAGCTTATAATGAAGCCATTTCGTTTGCCTGCGCCGGAATTACCGAAGGCGATGTTGTGCAGTTAATGACGACAATTGACAGAAAATTTATGGCTGGTTTGGCTTATTTTTTAGGTCTGAGAAAATTGAAAGTGGGCGTTATTCGTGTAGGTGCCGGTATTCCGGAAATGCAGTGGGATTCGATTTTAAAATACAATCCAACGCATTTAATTACGGTTCCGTCATTCTTATTGAAGTTAATTGAGTACGCTGAAATTCACGGAATCGATTATAATAATTCAAGTATAAAAGGGGCAGTTTGTATTGGAGAATCTCTACGCGATCAGGATTTTTCAATGAATACCTTGTCTAAAAAAATTACGGATAAATGGAATATTAAGTTGTTTTCGACTTATGCTTCAACGGAAATGAGCACTGCTTTTACAGAGTGTGAACATGGAAAAGGCGGACATCATCATCCTGAATTAATTATTATTGAAGTTTTAGACGAAAATAATTTACCTGTTAAAAATGGAGAAACCGGCGAACTTACTTTTACCACTTTAGGAATTGAAGCCATGCCTTTGCTTCGTTTTAAAACAGGTGATATTGTACAACTGCATGACGAACCTTGTGCCTGCGGAAGAAATACTTTTCGTGTTGGTCCCGTTGTTGGCCGTAAAAAGCAGATGATTAAATATAAAGGTACGACACTTTATCCGCCTGCAATGAACGATGTTTTAAGCGGATTTGATAATATCGAAAATCATATTATTGAAATTTCTACCAACGATTTAGGCACGGATGAAATCCTTATAAAAATTGCCGTAAAAAATCAAACGCCAGAATTTTTACAGGAAATTAAAGATCACTTTAGAGCCAAATTAAGAGTAACTCCAAAAATAGAATTTGCCTCAAAAGAAGTTTTAAACCCTTTGGTCTTTAACCCAATGAGCCGAAAACCAATTCGATTTTTCGACTATAGAACTTAG
- a CDS encoding 3-hydroxyacyl-ACP dehydratase: MVLKDFYKVLSEEKTGDAKYNIRILVNANHEVFKGHFPGNPIMPGVCMIQIIKELVESITKNTLMIQTLSNVKFMALINPETNPELRLELDITTTEDDLVKVKNTTYFNDTAALKLSSVYKKL; encoded by the coding sequence ATGGTATTAAAAGACTTTTACAAAGTACTTTCAGAAGAGAAAACAGGCGATGCTAAATATAATATTCGTATATTAGTTAATGCCAATCATGAGGTTTTTAAAGGTCATTTTCCTGGAAACCCAATAATGCCGGGCGTTTGCATGATTCAGATTATTAAAGAACTTGTTGAGTCGATCACAAAAAATACTTTAATGATACAAACTCTTTCAAATGTAAAATTCATGGCATTGATTAATCCGGAAACCAATCCTGAACTTCGTTTAGAACTTGACATAACAACCACAGAAGATGATTTGGTAAAGGTGAAAAACACCACATATTTTAACGATACCGCAGCTTTAAAATTAAGCAGCGTGTATAAAAAATTATAA
- a CDS encoding porin family protein: MKKITLIAFVLFIGLVKSQAQVKVSPGLRGGLNISTLTNIDDNSSKTDFYVGGLVDIKFNRYFSLQPEITYSRQGDEGRYFENGRYYSEKYELNYLTLGAVAKYHFGGKGFHVLAGPSLDIKVGDNYINSNPEGFDLAIVGGVGYTLPNGLTFEARIKQGMIDIYGYDDIDNNDYYYDDVILNQVFQIGISYTFKVK; encoded by the coding sequence ATGAAAAAAATAACCTTAATTGCATTCGTTTTATTTATCGGTCTTGTAAAATCACAAGCACAGGTAAAAGTGAGCCCTGGACTAAGAGGCGGTCTAAATATCTCAACTTTAACCAATATTGATGATAATAGCTCTAAAACTGATTTTTATGTTGGTGGATTGGTAGATATTAAATTTAATAGATATTTTTCGCTGCAGCCTGAAATTACTTATTCAAGACAAGGTGATGAAGGAAGATATTTTGAAAACGGCCGTTATTATTCTGAAAAGTATGAATTAAATTATCTGACACTTGGTGCAGTTGCAAAATATCATTTTGGAGGAAAAGGTTTTCACGTTTTAGCCGGACCTTCTTTAGATATAAAAGTGGGTGATAATTATATCAACAGCAATCCTGAAGGTTTTGACCTTGCCATTGTTGGAGGTGTTGGTTATACGCTACCAAATGGTTTAACTTTTGAAGCTCGAATCAAACAAGGAATGATAGATATTTATGGTTATGACGACATTGATAATAACGATTATTATTATGATGATGTTATCTTAAATCAGGTTTTCCAGATCGGTATCAGCTATACTTTTAAAGTAAAATAA